One genomic segment of Pandoraea sputorum includes these proteins:
- a CDS encoding Zn-dependent hydrolase codes for MSDTKTPALRLNGPVLLQQLRELGEIGTDPVAGGRTRVALTDDEKAGRDQVVAWMRALDLDVQIDRIGNIFGTLPSATKDASGEMPRPLMMGSHIDTVVNAGALDGCYGVLGGLAVVRAFRDAGIAPSRPITVAAFTNEEGARFHPDMMGSLVHAGGLPVDEALDAIGTDGARLGDELVRIGYAGDMEPGTLVPHEYLELHIEQGPILEAEGLEIGVVENLQGISWQQITVQGNANHAGTTPTRLRHDAGYVASATVTELRRIAVESGTTLATVGTMKFEPSVINVIARRAVFTVDMRDPSEQRLAESEARLADFLTKIAQAEGVRISTERLARFTPVVFNAELADVIEACVKRRGLSYKRMTSGAGHDAQMIARIAPAAMIFVPSRGGISHNPREHTDDDQLVRGAEVLLDVVAQRLGVSQ; via the coding sequence ATGTCCGACACGAAAACCCCCGCGCTTCGCCTGAACGGGCCCGTCCTGCTCCAACAACTCCGCGAACTCGGCGAGATCGGCACCGATCCCGTCGCAGGCGGGCGCACGCGCGTTGCGCTGACCGACGACGAGAAGGCTGGCCGCGATCAGGTCGTCGCGTGGATGCGCGCGCTCGATCTCGATGTGCAGATCGACCGCATCGGCAACATCTTCGGCACGCTGCCCTCGGCGACGAAGGATGCGTCGGGTGAAATGCCCCGCCCGCTCATGATGGGCTCGCACATCGATACGGTCGTCAATGCCGGTGCACTCGACGGATGCTACGGCGTGCTTGGCGGCCTGGCCGTCGTGCGCGCGTTTCGCGACGCGGGCATCGCGCCGTCGCGTCCGATCACGGTGGCGGCCTTCACCAACGAGGAGGGCGCGCGTTTTCACCCCGACATGATGGGGTCGCTCGTACACGCGGGCGGGCTGCCGGTGGACGAAGCGCTCGACGCCATCGGCACCGATGGCGCGCGTCTGGGCGACGAACTGGTACGCATCGGCTACGCCGGTGACATGGAACCTGGCACCCTCGTCCCCCACGAATATCTCGAACTGCATATCGAGCAGGGTCCGATTCTCGAAGCCGAGGGGTTGGAGATCGGCGTCGTCGAGAACTTGCAGGGCATCTCGTGGCAGCAGATCACGGTGCAGGGCAACGCCAACCATGCGGGCACGACCCCGACGCGTTTACGTCACGATGCTGGCTATGTGGCCTCGGCGACGGTGACCGAGTTGCGCCGCATTGCCGTCGAATCCGGCACGACGCTCGCGACCGTGGGCACGATGAAGTTCGAGCCGAGTGTCATCAACGTGATTGCGCGCCGTGCAGTGTTTACGGTCGACATGCGCGATCCGAGCGAACAGCGTCTTGCCGAGAGCGAAGCGCGTCTGGCCGATTTCCTGACGAAGATTGCGCAGGCTGAAGGTGTGCGCATTTCGACGGAGCGTCTCGCGCGCTTCACGCCGGTCGTCTTCAACGCCGAATTGGCCGATGTGATCGAAGCCTGCGTGAAGCGTCGCGGTCTGTCGTACAAACGCATGACGTCGGGCGCAGGACACGACGCGCAGATGATTGCGCGCATTGCCCCGGCCGCGATGATTTTCGTGCCGAGCCGTGGTGGCATCAGCCACAACCCGCGTGAACATACCGACGACGACCAGCTGGTGCGCGGTGCCGAGGTGTTGCTCGACGTTGTCGCGCAACGATTGGGCGTGTCGCAGTAA
- a CDS encoding diaminopropionate ammonia-lyase, whose translation MLYVNPHATRAPYPAELHDIMSIARAQQSREWLAHWDGLTPGATPLRSLPDLAASVGVRSVLVKDEALRSALGSFKALGAPIALVRLLLSQFDGKGFNAKSLLSGEHRDALAGFTAISATDGNHGRALAAAAQSIGCRCVIVLHAHVSEEREQAIAAYGAEIVRIAGNYDDSVEEAAALASRHGWHVVSDTSYDGYEVIPRDVMQGYGTVAAEVSEALDGDAPQKDSASPVTHVFVQGGVGGLAAGIVSYLWERWGVWRPTFVVVEPEQADCLYQSAIAGKAASASGSVDSVMAGLACGETSPLAWRFLQPSVDAFMTVTDAQAVQAMQRLARGTDNDVPFVSGESGAAGLAGLMLAAATPAMASALGLTSDSRVLLISTEGATAPSVYAELVGEPATSVEARQQAWLAR comes from the coding sequence CTGCTTTACGTCAACCCGCACGCCACGCGCGCACCGTACCCGGCCGAGCTTCACGACATCATGAGCATCGCTCGTGCACAGCAGAGCCGTGAGTGGCTTGCGCACTGGGACGGACTGACACCCGGCGCTACGCCGCTGCGTTCGCTGCCGGACCTGGCGGCGTCGGTCGGTGTGCGCAGCGTGCTGGTCAAGGACGAAGCGCTGCGCTCCGCACTCGGCAGTTTCAAAGCGCTGGGCGCACCGATTGCCCTCGTGCGATTGTTGCTGAGTCAGTTCGACGGGAAGGGTTTCAACGCGAAGTCGCTGCTGAGCGGCGAGCATCGCGACGCGCTGGCCGGTTTCACGGCGATCAGTGCGACGGACGGCAACCACGGTCGCGCGCTGGCTGCTGCTGCGCAAAGCATCGGCTGCCGCTGTGTGATCGTTCTGCACGCGCATGTCAGCGAAGAACGGGAGCAAGCGATCGCGGCATATGGCGCCGAGATCGTGCGCATCGCAGGCAATTACGATGACTCCGTCGAAGAGGCGGCGGCGCTGGCATCGCGTCACGGCTGGCATGTCGTCTCGGATACGTCCTACGATGGATACGAAGTCATCCCGCGCGATGTCATGCAAGGCTACGGCACGGTGGCGGCGGAAGTCTCGGAAGCGCTGGATGGCGATGCGCCGCAAAAGGATTCGGCCAGCCCCGTCACGCATGTCTTTGTGCAAGGCGGAGTGGGCGGGCTGGCAGCGGGTATCGTGAGCTATCTGTGGGAGCGCTGGGGCGTGTGGCGGCCGACGTTCGTGGTCGTCGAGCCCGAGCAGGCGGACTGTCTGTATCAGAGCGCCATCGCCGGGAAAGCCGCGTCGGCGTCCGGATCGGTCGATTCCGTGATGGCCGGGCTGGCGTGCGGCGAGACGTCACCGCTCGCGTGGCGTTTCCTCCAACCGTCCGTCGACGCGTTCATGACCGTCACCGACGCGCAGGCAGTCCAGGCGATGCAGCGTCTCGCACGCGGCACCGACAACGATGTGCCATTCGTCTCCGGGGAGTCCGGTGCGGCCGGGCTGGCGGGGTTGATGCTGGCGGCAGCCACGCCAGCGATGGCGTCGGCGCTCGGCCTCACGTCGGACTCGCGCGTGTTGCTCATCAGCACCGAGGGCGCGACGGCTCCGTCCGTCTATGCCGAACTGGTTGGCGAGCCTGCCACGTCGGTCGAGGCGCGTCAGCAGGCGTGGCTCGCACGCTAA